The following are encoded in a window of Salinigranum halophilum genomic DNA:
- the glpA gene encoding anaerobic glycerol-3-phosphate dehydrogenase subunit GlpA, translating to MTDTPEILVIGGGSTGTGIARDLAMRGMDVTLVEQGNLTHGTTGRMHGLLHSGGRYAVTDQPSAKECIEENRVLREIASHTVEMTGGLFVKRPEDTEEYFEKKLKGCKECGIPTEVLSNAEARQLEPYLAKDIDKAIRVPDGAIDPFRLCVANAASAEQHGARIETHSKVVDVLIEAGEVVGVEVEHTSGEGKRVHGRSGGREKIYADYVVNATGAWAGRVGDMAGVDIEVRPSKGVMTIMNVRQVDTVINRCQPKGNADIIVPHETTAILGTTDEEVEDPEDYPEEQWEVDMMISELSKLVPMLQEARTIRSFWGVRPLYEPPGTGTTDPTDITRDFFLLDHAARDDLPGMTSIVGGKFTTFRMMAEKISDHVCAKFGDTTECRTADVPLPGSEDFSVLRDYMDEFGLRSPIGRRSVQRLGSRADEVLKTNEPNPTVCECEGVTRAEVRDAISSAGSDLNAVRLRTRASMGNCQGAFCCHRMANELAMEYPEPVAREALDELYQERWKGERHAMWGEQLSQAMLKHLLHATTMNRDRDPVRVGSDVDFGAFDGGPAVGDDAGAKRAAADGGRRDGD from the coding sequence ATGACAGACACACCAGAGATCCTGGTCATCGGCGGGGGATCGACCGGGACAGGAATCGCGCGGGACCTGGCGATGCGTGGGATGGACGTCACGCTCGTCGAGCAGGGGAACCTGACACACGGGACGACGGGCCGGATGCACGGCCTGCTCCACAGCGGCGGCCGGTACGCGGTCACGGACCAGCCGAGCGCCAAGGAGTGTATCGAGGAGAACCGGGTGCTGCGGGAGATCGCGAGCCACACCGTCGAGATGACCGGTGGGCTGTTCGTCAAGCGACCCGAGGACACCGAGGAGTACTTCGAGAAGAAGCTGAAAGGCTGCAAGGAGTGTGGCATTCCGACAGAGGTCCTCTCGAACGCGGAGGCCCGACAGCTAGAGCCGTACCTCGCGAAGGACATCGACAAGGCGATTCGCGTCCCGGACGGGGCCATCGACCCGTTCCGACTCTGCGTCGCCAACGCCGCCTCGGCCGAGCAACACGGTGCGCGCATCGAGACCCACTCGAAGGTCGTCGACGTGCTCATCGAGGCGGGTGAAGTCGTCGGCGTCGAGGTCGAACACACCTCCGGCGAGGGCAAGCGCGTCCACGGGCGGAGCGGCGGACGCGAGAAGATCTACGCCGACTACGTGGTGAACGCGACGGGCGCGTGGGCCGGGCGCGTGGGCGACATGGCCGGCGTCGACATCGAGGTCCGTCCCTCGAAGGGCGTGATGACCATCATGAACGTCCGACAGGTCGACACGGTCATCAACCGGTGTCAACCAAAGGGGAACGCCGACATCATCGTGCCACACGAGACGACGGCCATCCTGGGAACGACCGACGAGGAGGTCGAAGACCCCGAGGACTACCCCGAAGAGCAGTGGGAGGTCGACATGATGATCTCCGAGTTGTCGAAGCTGGTCCCCATGCTGCAGGAGGCGCGGACTATCCGCTCCTTCTGGGGCGTCCGACCCCTCTACGAACCGCCGGGGACGGGCACGACGGACCCGACCGACATCACGCGCGATTTCTTCTTACTCGACCACGCCGCCCGCGACGACCTGCCCGGCATGACGAGCATCGTCGGCGGGAAGTTCACCACCTTCCGGATGATGGCCGAGAAGATTTCCGACCACGTCTGTGCGAAGTTCGGCGACACGACCGAGTGCCGGACCGCCGACGTGCCGCTGCCGGGGAGCGAGGACTTCTCCGTTCTGCGGGACTACATGGACGAGTTCGGCCTCCGGTCGCCCATCGGTCGGCGGTCGGTCCAGCGACTCGGCTCTCGCGCCGACGAGGTGTTGAAGACGAACGAGCCGAACCCCACCGTCTGTGAGTGCGAGGGAGTCACCCGCGCCGAGGTGCGCGACGCCATCTCGTCGGCCGGGTCGGACCTCAACGCCGTCCGGCTTCGGACCCGGGCGTCGATGGGGAACTGTCAAGGGGCCTTCTGCTGTCACCGGATGGCGAACGAACTCGCCATGGAGTACCCCGAGCCGGTCGCCCGCGAGGCGCTCGACGAACTCTACCAGGAGCGCTGGAAGGGCGAGCGACACGCGATGTGGGGCGAACAGCTCTCGCAGGCGATGCTGAAGCATCTCCTGCACGCGACGACGATGAACCGCGACCGCGACCCCGTCCGCGTCGGGAGTGACGTCGACTTCGGCGCGTTCGACGGCGGCCCGGCTGTCGGCGACGACGCGGGGGCGAAGCGGGCGGCCGCCGACGGAGGACGGCGGGATGGCGATTGA
- a CDS encoding HAD hydrolase family protein, giving the protein MSPPLALDIDGTLTTSTGSLDPRLFDALAAWDAPVVVATGKSFPYPVALCHFAGLPERVIAENGGVVCTPDTVRFAGDRERAVRVIEAFESRGGDVGWSDADLVNRWRETELAVSMDADGTLLRDVAAEFDMEVVDTGYAYHVKTPGVEKGEGLELVAEELGFDPTAFVAVGDSENDASTFAVAGRSFAVANADDVAKAAADVVLDEGYMDGTLRALDAVRDAD; this is encoded by the coding sequence ATGAGCCCACCGCTCGCGCTCGATATCGACGGGACGCTGACCACGTCGACCGGGAGCCTCGACCCACGACTGTTCGACGCACTCGCCGCGTGGGACGCGCCCGTCGTCGTCGCCACGGGCAAGTCGTTCCCGTACCCGGTCGCGCTCTGTCACTTCGCCGGACTGCCAGAGCGCGTCATCGCCGAGAACGGTGGCGTCGTCTGCACGCCCGACACTGTCCGGTTCGCCGGCGACCGCGAGCGCGCCGTCCGGGTCATCGAGGCGTTCGAGTCACGGGGTGGAGACGTCGGCTGGAGCGACGCCGACCTCGTGAACCGCTGGCGCGAGACCGAACTCGCCGTCTCGATGGACGCGGACGGGACGCTCCTCAGAGACGTCGCCGCCGAGTTCGACATGGAGGTGGTCGACACCGGCTACGCCTACCACGTGAAGACGCCCGGCGTCGAGAAAGGCGAGGGGCTGGAACTGGTCGCCGAGGAACTCGGCTTCGACCCCACCGCCTTCGTCGCCGTCGGCGACAGCGAGAACGACGCCTCCACGTTCGCCGTCGCCGGGCGCTCGTTCGCCGTCGCCAACGCCGACGACGTGGCGAAGGCGGCCGCCGACGTCGTCCTCGACGAGGGGTACATGGACGGGACGCTCAGGGCGCTCGACGCGGTTCGCGACGCGGACTGA
- the cutA gene encoding divalent-cation tolerance protein CutA: MPTLYVTAPTEVAADLARTVVEARLAACVNRFPCTSTYRWEGEVVEDREELLLVKTTDERYEALVARLVEEHPYDVPCIERFDEDDLFEAFDAWVAESTTEA, from the coding sequence ATGCCGACGCTGTACGTCACCGCGCCCACCGAGGTGGCCGCCGACCTCGCCCGAACCGTCGTCGAAGCGCGCCTGGCCGCCTGCGTCAACCGCTTCCCCTGCACGTCGACCTACCGGTGGGAGGGTGAGGTCGTCGAGGACAGGGAGGAACTCCTCCTCGTGAAGACGACCGACGAGCGGTACGAGGCGCTCGTGGCCCGACTCGTCGAAGAACACCCGTACGACGTGCCCTGTATCGAGCGGTTCGACGAGGACGACCTGTTCGAGGCGTTCGACGCGTGGGTCGCCGAGTCGACGACCGAGGCGTGA
- a CDS encoding DUF368 domain-containing protein: MDRRTAALGWLIVYAKGVCMGTADAVPGVSGGTIALVTGIYERLIGAITGVSPGRLRSLASVVVPGEDSREAWQAAAEMDLPFLVVLGVGIVTAIITVTRLVDTAIETVPVLTFGFFFGLIGASAVVLWSDVQLNTRGRVAAAIAGFVFAFVVSGRAAAALGHQSAVVFVAGLIAVSALVLPGISGSLILILIGQYEFMIDTLRETVDGLIAVALGGTVPGLTPAVVTVVTFVSGAVVGLFTTSHVVQWALSRRREATLAFLVSLIVGALRAPVADVSRRLAEANQGWTPELVGSFLAAAVVGGAVVLLIERGTSMGSVGETKSA, encoded by the coding sequence ATGGACCGACGCACTGCTGCGCTGGGGTGGCTCATCGTCTACGCGAAGGGGGTCTGTATGGGGACCGCCGACGCGGTCCCCGGGGTCTCGGGCGGGACCATCGCGCTCGTCACCGGTATCTACGAGCGGCTCATCGGTGCCATCACCGGAGTCTCGCCGGGGCGGCTTCGCTCGCTCGCGAGCGTCGTCGTCCCCGGCGAGGACTCGCGCGAAGCCTGGCAGGCCGCCGCGGAGATGGACCTGCCGTTCCTCGTCGTGCTGGGCGTCGGCATCGTGACAGCGATCATCACCGTGACGCGGCTCGTCGATACGGCCATCGAGACCGTCCCGGTGCTCACCTTCGGGTTCTTCTTCGGGCTCATCGGTGCCTCCGCGGTGGTGCTGTGGAGCGACGTACAGCTGAACACGCGTGGACGCGTCGCGGCCGCCATCGCGGGGTTCGTCTTCGCGTTCGTCGTCTCCGGCCGGGCCGCGGCGGCGCTCGGTCACCAGTCGGCCGTCGTCTTCGTCGCGGGGCTCATCGCGGTCAGCGCGCTCGTCCTCCCGGGTATCTCCGGTTCGCTCATCCTCATCCTCATCGGACAGTACGAGTTCATGATCGACACCCTCCGTGAGACGGTCGACGGGCTCATCGCCGTCGCGCTCGGCGGAACCGTTCCCGGGCTCACGCCCGCCGTCGTGACTGTCGTGACGTTCGTCTCCGGGGCCGTCGTGGGACTCTTCACGACCTCACACGTCGTCCAGTGGGCACTCAGCCGACGTCGGGAGGCGACGCTCGCGTTCCTCGTCAGCCTCATCGTCGGTGCGCTCCGTGCTCCCGTCGCGGACGTCAGCCGGCGACTCGCCGAGGCGAACCAGGGCTGGACGCCGGAGCTGGTGGGCAGTTTCCTCGCGGCGGCGGTCGTCGGTGGTGCCGTCGTCCTCCTCATCGAACGAGGTACCTCGATGGGGAGCGTCGGGGAGACCAAGTCCGCCTGA
- a CDS encoding HEWD family protein, whose translation MSSGDLRRPTDRTCERCGREETWNADAESWRIVVADGERRAGNAYCVHEWDINGRFAPFDS comes from the coding sequence ATGAGCAGCGGAGACCTTCGGCGGCCGACCGACCGGACGTGTGAGCGGTGCGGCCGAGAGGAGACGTGGAACGCGGACGCGGAGAGTTGGCGAATCGTCGTCGCCGACGGCGAGCGACGGGCCGGGAACGCCTACTGCGTCCACGAGTGGGACATCAACGGTCGGTTCGCCCCCTTCGACTCCTGA
- a CDS encoding rubrerythrin-like domain-containing protein codes for MVLHNADIDPHRNEHGYYECLSCGTRTTSDDPLGRCVDCGGEVRNIGVARE; via the coding sequence ATGGTACTCCACAACGCCGATATCGACCCACACCGGAACGAGCACGGCTACTACGAGTGTCTCTCGTGTGGCACGCGGACGACGAGCGACGACCCGCTCGGGCGGTGTGTCGACTGCGGCGGCGAGGTCCGAAACATCGGGGTCGCCCGCGAGTAA
- a CDS encoding Cdc6/Cdc18 family protein: MDLDERIERRRRGESERALVRDFDVLSPVTHLTEPNGRGPVLERLLDVLDPTFGGDLPDDAYVWGPKGAGKSAVVSALFGHLSERNARRRSAILTTTRAVAPPATLFVYVDARDASSEFALYHDILDSIVDEPVPEGGVGTDDLRDRLGEELVGTTQAVVAVDHVNEANTLTTGQVDSLLDMSSMAYLVVGRDAPDTAAPETDEAVATRVDETVEVPRYERHALVDILTQRASLGLTRNAVSHTDIREVASWADGDAHDALAAVFGAADHALERDQDRISTDDIEVGMDSVPWPSVSLGRVLALPENRRRILRRLLELDANAVSSVTAATDALTADPYIDLSATTIKRVLYELAEAGVVKRIETDEDRGLGRPPSRLEPQFPTRVFRRLVDISD, encoded by the coding sequence ATGGACCTCGACGAACGAATCGAACGACGTCGACGCGGCGAGAGCGAACGCGCACTCGTCCGTGACTTCGACGTACTGAGCCCCGTGACCCATCTGACCGAGCCGAACGGACGAGGACCCGTCCTCGAACGGCTGCTTGACGTGCTCGACCCGACGTTCGGCGGCGACCTTCCGGACGACGCCTACGTCTGGGGCCCGAAAGGCGCCGGGAAGTCCGCGGTCGTCAGCGCCCTGTTCGGACATCTCTCCGAGCGGAACGCTCGGCGTCGGTCGGCGATCCTCACGACGACGCGGGCAGTCGCGCCGCCGGCTACGCTCTTCGTCTACGTGGACGCGCGCGACGCCTCGAGCGAGTTCGCGTTGTATCACGACATCCTCGACAGCATCGTCGACGAACCCGTCCCCGAAGGTGGTGTCGGGACCGACGACCTCCGAGACCGCCTCGGAGAGGAACTGGTCGGGACGACGCAGGCCGTCGTCGCCGTCGACCACGTCAACGAGGCGAACACGCTCACGACGGGGCAGGTCGACTCGCTCCTCGACATGTCCTCGATGGCGTATCTCGTCGTCGGGCGGGACGCACCGGACACAGCGGCACCCGAAACCGACGAGGCGGTCGCGACACGGGTCGACGAGACGGTCGAGGTTCCGCGGTACGAGCGACACGCGCTGGTCGACATCCTCACCCAGCGGGCGTCGCTCGGTCTCACGCGGAACGCCGTCTCACACACCGACATCCGCGAGGTGGCGTCGTGGGCCGACGGCGACGCGCACGACGCGCTCGCGGCCGTCTTCGGCGCCGCCGACCACGCGCTCGAGCGTGACCAGGACCGAATCAGCACCGACGACATCGAGGTCGGGATGGACTCGGTCCCGTGGCCGTCGGTGTCGCTCGGGCGGGTCCTCGCGCTCCCGGAGAACCGACGGCGGATCCTCCGCCGCCTCCTCGAACTCGACGCGAACGCGGTTTCGTCCGTCACCGCGGCGACGGACGCGCTCACCGCCGACCCGTACATCGACCTCTCGGCGACGACCATCAAGCGGGTCCTCTACGAACTCGCCGAAGCCGGCGTGGTCAAACGGATCGAGACCGACGAGGACCGGGGCCTCGGTCGCCCCCCGAGTCGGCTCGAACCACAGTTCCCGACCCGCGTGTTTCGACGACTGGTCGACATCAGCGACTGA
- a CDS encoding class I SAM-dependent methyltransferase, whose amino-acid sequence MAFHTFDADRADDLEKPGRYRFCSREELLDLLAPTSGDVVADLGSGTGFYTDEVAPFVDTLYAVDVQSEMHDRYREKGVPDGVELVTAEVRDLPFPDDALDAAFSTMTYHEFATDDALAELARVVRPGGRVVTVDWSARGDAVDGPPVDERYGLGDAVTAFADAGFATVRATERRETFVSVVRRTA is encoded by the coding sequence ATGGCCTTTCACACGTTCGACGCCGACCGCGCCGACGACCTCGAAAAGCCGGGGCGGTACCGGTTCTGCTCGCGCGAGGAACTGCTCGACCTCCTCGCGCCCACGTCCGGCGACGTCGTCGCCGACCTCGGGAGCGGAACCGGCTTCTACACCGACGAGGTCGCGCCGTTCGTCGACACGCTGTACGCCGTCGACGTCCAGAGCGAGATGCACGACCGCTACCGCGAGAAGGGTGTCCCCGACGGCGTCGAACTCGTGACTGCCGAGGTGCGTGACCTTCCCTTCCCCGACGACGCCCTCGACGCGGCCTTTTCGACCATGACGTACCACGAGTTCGCGACCGACGATGCACTCGCCGAACTCGCCCGAGTGGTCCGTCCCGGCGGCCGCGTCGTCACCGTGGACTGGTCGGCACGCGGCGACGCCGTGGATGGCCCGCCGGTCGACGAACGTTACGGGCTGGGTGACGCCGTCACTGCCTTCGCCGACGCCGGCTTCGCCACGGTCCGCGCCACAGAACGCCGAGAGACGTTCGTCTCGGTCGTCCGCCGCACGGCCTGA
- the glpK gene encoding glycerol kinase GlpK, with protein MSQDTFVGAIDQGTTGTRFMVFDHAGEVVANAYEKHEQIYPEPGWVEHDANEIWRNTKHVINTALDEAGLSADQLEAIGITNQRETTVVWDAETGKPIHNALVWQDRRTTDRVEEIQAEDKVEWIRGKTGLECDAYFSATKAEWILDNADPIKLSRSRPEDVRDRAEAGELMMGTIDSWLIYKLTGNHITDVTNASRTMLYNIHDNEWDEELLEEFNVPASMLPEVRPSSDDDYYGTTGDSSPDFLDADIPVAGALGDQQAALFGQTCFDEGDAKNTYGTGSFMLMNTGEEAVASEHGLLTTIGFQRSGEPVQYALEGAIFITGAAIEWLEDMTLIENAAETEELARSVDSTDDVYLVPAFAGLGAPHWDGRARGTLVGMTRGTRREHVVRATLESIAYQTRDVAEAMEADSGIDMGSLRVDGGAVKNNFLCQLQADIIDTEIVRPVVDETTALGSAYAAGLAVGYWETLDELRDNWQVDREFDVDPDADYEKNYERWNEAVARAEDWARDGGDD; from the coding sequence ATGAGTCAGGACACATTCGTCGGTGCGATCGACCAGGGGACGACAGGAACGCGCTTCATGGTGTTCGACCACGCGGGTGAAGTGGTCGCGAACGCTTACGAGAAGCACGAACAGATCTACCCGGAGCCCGGCTGGGTAGAACACGACGCGAACGAGATCTGGCGGAACACGAAGCACGTCATCAACACGGCCCTCGACGAGGCCGGACTGAGCGCCGACCAGCTCGAGGCCATCGGCATCACGAACCAGCGCGAGACGACGGTCGTGTGGGACGCCGAGACCGGCAAGCCCATCCACAACGCGCTCGTCTGGCAGGACCGGCGGACGACCGACCGAGTCGAGGAGATTCAGGCCGAGGACAAGGTCGAGTGGATTCGTGGCAAGACGGGGCTGGAGTGCGACGCGTACTTCTCCGCGACGAAGGCGGAGTGGATTCTCGACAACGCGGACCCGATCAAGCTCTCCCGCTCGCGGCCCGAAGACGTCCGCGACCGCGCCGAGGCCGGCGAACTGATGATGGGGACCATCGACTCGTGGCTCATCTACAAGCTCACGGGCAACCACATCACCGACGTCACCAACGCGTCGCGGACGATGCTGTACAACATCCACGACAACGAGTGGGACGAGGAGCTCCTCGAGGAGTTCAACGTCCCGGCGTCGATGCTGCCCGAGGTCCGGCCGTCTTCGGACGACGATTACTACGGCACGACGGGTGACTCCTCACCCGACTTCCTCGACGCCGACATCCCCGTCGCCGGCGCGCTCGGCGACCAGCAGGCCGCGCTGTTCGGCCAGACCTGTTTCGACGAGGGCGACGCGAAGAACACCTACGGCACCGGTTCGTTCATGCTCATGAACACCGGCGAGGAGGCCGTCGCCTCCGAGCACGGCCTGCTCACGACCATCGGCTTCCAGCGCTCCGGTGAGCCGGTCCAGTACGCCCTCGAGGGTGCCATCTTCATCACGGGTGCCGCGATCGAGTGGCTCGAGGACATGACCCTCATCGAGAACGCCGCCGAGACTGAGGAGCTCGCCCGCTCGGTCGACTCCACCGACGACGTCTACCTCGTCCCAGCCTTTGCCGGCCTCGGCGCGCCGCACTGGGACGGTCGCGCCCGCGGGACCCTCGTCGGCATGACGCGTGGTACCCGACGCGAGCACGTCGTCCGTGCGACGCTCGAATCCATCGCGTACCAGACGCGCGACGTCGCCGAGGCGATGGAGGCCGACTCCGGTATCGACATGGGCTCGCTCCGTGTCGACGGCGGGGCCGTGAAGAACAACTTCCTCTGTCAGCTCCAGGCGGACATCATAGACACCGAAATCGTCCGTCCGGTCGTCGACGAGACGACGGCGCTCGGCTCCGCGTACGCCGCCGGTCTCGCCGTCGGCTACTGGGAGACGCTCGACGAACTCCGCGACAACTGGCAGGTCGACCGCGAGTTCGATGTCGACCCCGACGCGGACTACGAGAAGAACTACGAGCGCTGGAACGAGGCGGTCGCCCGCGCCGAGGACTGGGCGCGCGACGGTGGTGACGACTAG